The following proteins come from a genomic window of Castor canadensis chromosome 17, mCasCan1.hap1v2, whole genome shotgun sequence:
- the LOC109674334 gene encoding arylacetamide deacetylase-like 2: MAYKILCLGLLCVVFAYYIHTPMPENFEEPWKIGLMDAAMKMTSLTGLLFENIGLMKYEELFYSLTSLLLTKAISDENITVTDTNFSGIPVRLYLPKRKSERQRPAVIFLHGGAFVLGSCKLEAYDFLNRLVANQLDAVVVGADYRLAPQYHFPVSLEDSIFAVKFFLQDKIPVKYDVDPTRICISGDSSGGMLATQVTQLLQNDPGFKGKIKAQALIYPGLQFLDTLMPFHVEYEHDPILPRDIAIKLGSLYMTKDKALPQAMWKNQHMPQGSRHLFKFVNWSAFLPEKYKKNHVYTEPVTGQFNASYLEILDSRLSPLLVHDSELQNLQLTYILTCEHDILRDDGLIYVTRLRNVGVQVNHDHIEDGVRGALAFTPPFNLRLGFRIRDKYIRWLEKNL, translated from the exons ATGGCATACAAAATTCTGTGCTTGGGATTGCTTTGTGTAGTCTTTGCTTATTATATTCATACGCCCATGCCAGAAAACTTTGAAGAGCCTTGGAAAATAGGACTCATGGATGCTGCTATGAAGATGACTTCCCTCACA GGTctgttatttgaaaatataggTTTGATGAAATATGAAGAATTATTTTACTCATTAACATCGCTGCTCCTTACAAAAGCAATTTCAGATGAAAATATTACAGTGACTGACACAAACTTTAGTGGAATTCCTGTTCGCTTGTATTTGCCAAAACGGAAGTCAGAAAGACAGAGACCAGCtgtaatttttcttcatggtgGTGCCTTTGTCTTGGGAAGTTGCA aACTGGAGGCCTATGACTTCCTGAACAGATTGGTGGCAAACCAGCTTGACGCTGTTGTTGTGGGAGCAGA CTACAGACTAGCTCCTCAATATCATTTCCCAGTTTCCCTTGAAGATTCTATTTTTGCAGTCAAGTTCTTTCTACAGGATAAAATTCCAGTGAAGTATGATGTGGACCCCACCCGCATCTGTATCTCAGGAGACAGTTCTGGGGGCATGCTGGCAACACAAGTGACTCAACTG cTACAGAATGATCCAGGATTCAAAGGTAAAATTAAGGCACAAGCCTTAATCTACCCAGGCTTACAATTTCTGGATACTTTGATGCCATTTCATGTAGAGTATGAACATGATCCGATTCTGCCAAGGGATATAGCGATTAAACTGGGATCCCTATATATGACTAAAGACAAAGCACTGCCCCAAGCAATGTGGAAGAACCAACATATGCCGCAAGGATCCAGACATCTATTCAAGTTTGTTAACTGGAGCGCCTTCTTGCCAGAGAAGTATAAAAAGAACCATGTTTACACTGAACCAGTTACTGGACAATTTAATGCTTCCTATCTAGAAATTTTGGATAGTAGGTTGTCACCTTTGCTAGTTCATGATTCTGAGTTACAGAATTTGCAATTAACTTATATCCTTACTTGTGAACATGATATCCTAAGAGATGATGGACTTATTTATGTCACACGACTTAGGAATGTTGGAGTTCAAGTTAATCATGACCATATAGAGGATGGAGTCCGTGGAGCTCTAGCATTCACGCCACCATTTAATTTACGTTTAGGCTTTAGAATCAGAGATAAGTATATTCGTTGgttagaaaaaaatctgtaa